CGCCATCGTAGATGAGCTTGTCCAATCTTTCCACTGGCAATCTGGGGATAAATTTCTTATCTCCAAACGACTTGTAGTTGCCTGTGTTGGACAAGAACTGCGAAGCGTACTCCAAGTAGTGGATGAcgtcagaagaagaatcagcGACGTTCTTGCCCAATACTTCCACATAGGCTTCGTTGGATTGTGGGCTGCCCAAGACAGCATGGatctccaagatcaagtcgtagatattttcactttcaggCGAAACCGATCTCAACACAGCACGCGTACCCCAATGAGAGGCTCTGGAAAGATAGTGAGCGTACAACTTGGCATTGGCAGTGGACAAGTCATTGAAGTGCTTTTTGGCAGATAACAACACCAAAGGGGCCTCTGAGTCGGCGTAAAACGTGGCGAGAGACATCTAGGAAGTTTGGTGGGAATCGGGAAGAGAACTGGAGGAAATAGTGGAATTCTAGCGGATAGTTCTAGATTTCAGAGTGCGGTGAGAAAAAAGTGTGGAGTACTTCTGAAACTCAGCTAACAATTGCGACAATTCTGACAACGATTGGATAATTGAACGAGTCTGATATTTGCACAACTTATAGAGTGAATATCTAGAATATCTGTATGTCAATGGACTAGCACCAGCAGTATCTACAGCATGAGATTAAAGGAAGTGTGAAAATTGAGCGCCACTCGGTTCTTTTATAGTAGGGACGGAAACGGTGCAACATTTGATGCACAATGAGGTAGAATGTCGCAGATTGTATGCAAATTGGTTATATATGGTAGGACATTCCAATTGTCTCTCTTGTCTTCAACTGGAGCCAGTCAATTCCAGTCAATTTCAGTCAATTCCAGACCGAGGTGTACAAACCGTGGCATGCTATTTATATGGGCTATACATTAAGAGAATCGGTAAATTTAAGAAGTGTAGCGTAGGAACCCGTATACCTTCTCCTAGTATAGCCTGACAGAGTGAGGCAACTCCATGCCGACGCGACATTTTCGCTCATAAATGTCCCCAGATATTTAGGGCCGTATACCTACAGGGCAATGAATGGCTCTTTTCTACCGTCTGGAGAAGTGGCATTACCGTTAAATTGTGTGGAATGGCtaaacagaagaaggtgcCGGAACCGGCTCTAGTCAGGTCCAAAAATAAACAGACTGATAAAAGATCacagaaacaagaacaagatctACAGGAAGAGCAAGACGAGATGAGTGAAGACATAGTAAAGGATGAACATGTACGAAATACCGATAAGGtcaaagaagcagacaaCGTAGATCAggatgacgatgaagatgattacgatgaagaagaggatgaagatTACGATCCTGAAGCAGTAGTTGAGACTAAtaaagaagacgaagaggacGATGAAAAAGCAGAGAAGGATGAAAAAGTGCCTGATTTCTCAGCAATAGAATCTGCTACTATAAGTCAAGTTAGGACGAGGAATCAACGACTACAGGAGCGACAGGTAGTGCAGTCAAGGTATATTGGCAGCTTTGAAACCGATTCTCTGGGTCTAGTACCAGCGCCCAGATTAACCGTAGATGTAGATTCCATTTTCAATGAGATGAAGGAAAACACGCTAAATGATAGTAGACCAGACTGGAAAGAATCGATAACAGGAGACGAAGGCAGCAACAAAAGTTCAAGTGACACAGGTAAAAATAAAGATGGTACTCTCGGACCGAGGAAGATCAAGATCCAGACCTCATATGCCTT
This Scheffersomyces stipitis CBS 6054 chromosome 3, complete sequence DNA region includes the following protein-coding sequences:
- a CDS encoding predicted protein, with protein sequence MAKQKKVPEPALVRSKNKQTDKRSQKQEQDLQEEQDEMSEDIVKDEHVRNTDKVKEADNVDQDDDEDDYDEEEDEDYDPEAVVETNKEDEEDDEKAEKDEKVPDFSAIESATISQVRTRNQRLQERQVVQSRYIGSFETDSSGLVPAPRLTVDVDSIFNEMKENTLNDSRPDWKESITGDEGSNKSSSDTGKNKDGTLGPRKIKIQTSYAFAGKLITETKEVDEDSAEAKAFLNSTSVVAAQDSDENAVRSFVPVIRKIPSTGEEVELRIKLKRPSLIDKFMSAHGSKKSKLSTLEKSRLDWASFVDQRKIGDELKLHNKAGYLDKQDFLGRVQEKQDIEYQKAKEEERSRQWLKQQQG